CCCCCCCCTGCTTTTGCATAGGCTAGTGatgtgcgtttaagcatcagagtttaatttgttttatgttttataaaacgTTATACATGCCTGTCCTCTCAGgttggttgccaggagaggaaggtcatggaaagcagacaatcctctgctttgcagagatgtaaccagcaagcgataataaaccatatgcacaagcatttgtgaaaattgcaattgcctttattgtgtgatttAAGCAATGCATTTACAGCTAAGACAACTGAGGGCCGCGGGAGATGGGTTAGGGAAGTTTGGTGCTTGTTTCGCTGGATGCCGCGccatgtggtttgcctgccttctctgcagccctccgctttgccaggagcctcctggcggcccccttcctcctgttcatccacttctcaaccacagccagcctgcgctcCAGATCCCTGTCTGAAGAGTGTGGAAGATATAACACAGTGAAAAATTTAGATGATGCAAGGCGCGGGGTCTGGTTCCTGCtgcttgtgtcccccccccccctccgagccCTTCCGTacccccagccctccccccccctgcagaAAATTCTGCTGCCGCAACCCGcttaaaacacccccccccccccggcccagttTTCCATGctcacagttggcatccagcgatggctctgtctgagtgccaactgcaCGTGTCGTGGTTTCTGTTGCAGAGCGCCCTGCCGTGGTTAGAGCCCCCTCTGTGTCCCTAGACATTCCTtgcaaacatggagagattgcagagccagttagcatttgaaGATGCATGACACAACTCTCAGTAACATGGGCAACGTTGGCATCCAGCGGCAACACCCTTCCCAAAGAACATGGCACTCTGGGTAGGCttaccctcatcttcactgcactgcacctgggtggccccctcgctcctctcctccttggttttggtggtgggcgaagctgctcctgaagggaatagggggatgcatggctttaagctccagatagccacatacatctaatttttaaaattgcgctCTCTCCCACATTCAACAGAGCCCCTGCTGTCATTGAACAGGAGGCCAGCATGTGGGGCTCCCATCAGACAAGGGTAGGCGTGGCAAACTGAATGCAAGTTCCCCTATGTCTTAACTTTCTCAAGTTTGTAGTTCTTAAAGTTTGCCTTAGACTCCACACATCAAGTTTCTCAAGGTGGGGCCGGGAATATGGTGCGCTCTTCAAAGCGTCCGCTGTTGGTTAAAGAGTGTAACCTTTCTGCACGTTGATGGGTAAACTTTGCGGCAATGCAAGCAACGGGAGAGGCAGAGTGGCCTGAAACACTCACGTCACAATGCGCTCCCACCATGATttaaatgcgctttgcagctagaCCATAAGGCCAGACTGAGAgcatgcatgtgcgggaggggagaTAAACGGTGCTCACATGCCCGCTTTAATTTGCATGACTAGGGAAGTggtaagggaagaggagaaagagtgtgccctccggcccccttcctctactgcagcatgctcaaagggcatcacattcccctctcacttgcccaccctcagAAGACTGCACTTGGCGTGGTTGGATCAGACACAGCCTTTAAATGCTAGGGCTGGCCAAAGTAAACACAGCAATTACATTTGGGCTTGTTCATGAGAACCTGAATTGACAAGGTAAGGTTTCACATCACCAGCCGCAcgcgttggggggggggtatgcaccACGGCCAGGGAGTGGTCTGGCTCTGGCTGTTAACCTCAAAATCCACCGCTGCACAGTGCTCATTGCTACCTGCAATTTGCTCATTCACACAGTCACACCTCTAATCGTTGTGCTCAAGCAGACCCATTGCCGCAGAGTGCTCTGTAACACTAAAGTAGAAGTCACACTCCTTCAAGCTAAACTCACAATCTCACTGATTGGTTGGTTCTCAGTGGTGCTCAGATTAAAGCTAGCAGGTgcatttgaaaccagaaactggtttgtcactgcaagagcatgctgtggaaaattaccaaactcaccccccttcatttccgatgtctgctcgggaccaccagccttcagccaagcctcgcgcatgagggagtagtgctttggcctcccagcgACGCTTGGTTCTCCACCGCAGGCCGCTCTCAGCTTTAAGTACTCTTTTTTGAGCGCTTTCCACTTGTTTTGAATCTGAG
Above is a genomic segment from Sphaerodactylus townsendi isolate TG3544 unplaced genomic scaffold, MPM_Stown_v2.3 scaffold_436, whole genome shotgun sequence containing:
- the LOC125425422 gene encoding uncharacterized protein LOC125425422, which gives rise to MSSSRGVNWSEEEVEAMILSVISRGVAPNLVGSGKAPNRKIYSGLSKAMARRGHNRSPTQIQNKWKALKKEYLKLRAACGGEPSVAGRPKHYSLMREAWLKAGGPEQTSEMKGGMSRDTEGALTTAGRSATETTTRAVGTQTEPSLDANYRDLERRLAVVEKWMNRRKGAARRLLAKRRAAEKAGKPHGAASSETSTKLP